A region from the Aegilops tauschii subsp. strangulata cultivar AL8/78 chromosome 5, Aet v6.0, whole genome shotgun sequence genome encodes:
- the LOC109752770 gene encoding elongation factor 2 has protein sequence MVKFTAEELRGIMDKKNNIRNMSVIAHVDHGKSTLTDSLVAAAGIIAQEVAGDVRMTDTRADEAERGITIKSTGISLFYQMTPESLEMYKGDRDGDEYLINLIDSPGHVDFSSEVTAALRITDGALVVVDCIEGVCVQTETVLRQALGERIRPVLTVNKMDRCFLELQVEGEEAYQTFSRVIENANVIMATYEDVLLGDVQVYPEKGTVAFSAGLHGWAFTLTNFAKMYASKFGVDEAKMMERLWGENFFDPATKKWTSKNTGTATCKRGFVQFCYEPIKQIIATCMNDQKDKLWPMLKKLGVTMKNDEKDLMGKALMKRVMQTWLPASRALLEMMIFHLPSPSKAQRYRVENLYEGPLDDIYANAIRNCDPDGPLMLYVSKMIPASDKGRFFAFGRVFAGRVATGMKVRIMGPNFVPGQKKDLYVKSVQRTVIWMGKKQESVEDVPCGNTVALVGLDQFITKNATLTNEKEVDACPIRAMKFSVSPVVRVAVQCKVASDLPKLVEGLKRLAKSDPMVLCSIEESGEHIIAGAGELHLEICLKDLQEDFMGGAEIIVSPPVVSFRETVLEKSCRTVMSKSPNKHNRLYMEARPLEEGLAEAIDDGRIGPRDDPKVRSKILSEEFGWDKDLAKKIWCFGPETTGPNMVVDMCKGVQYLNEIKDSVVAGFQWASKEGALAEENMRGICFEVCDVVLHTDAIHRGGGQVIPTARRVIYASQLTAKPRLLEPVYLVEIQAPENALGGIYGVLNQKRGHVFEEMQRPGTPLYNIKAYLPVIESFGFSSTLRAATSGQAFPQCVFDHWDIMSSDPLEAGSQSATLVTEIRKRKGLKEQMTPLSDFEDKL, from the exons ATGGTGAAGTTCACAGCGGAGGAGCTCCGTGGAATTATGGATAAAAAGAATAATATTCGTAACATGTCTGTTATTGCTCATGTTGACCACG GCAAGTCTACGCTTACGGATTCCCTTGTGGCAGCTGCTGGGATTATCGCCCAGGAAGTTGCTGGTGATGTTCGCATGACTGATACCCGTGCAGATGAGGCAGAACGTGGTATTACAATCAAATCCACGGGTATCTCTCTGTTCTATCAGATGACTCCTGAATCACTTGAGATGTACAAGGGCGACAGGGATGGGGATGAatacctgatcaaccttattgaCTCACCTGGTCACGTTGACTTCTCTTCGGAAGTGACAGCTGCTCTTCGTATCACTGATGGTGCTTTGGTGGTGGTTGACTGTATTGAGGGTGTCTGTGTGCAGACCGAAACTGTGCTGCGCCAAGCTCTTGGTGAGAGGATTAGGCCTGTCCTCACCGTGAACAAGATGGACAGATGCTTCCTTGAGCTTCAAGTGGAAGGTGAGGAAGCATACCAGACTTTCTCCCGTGTCATTGAAAATGCCAATGTCATCATGGCAACATATGAAGATGTGCTCCTTGGTGATGTCCAAGTGTACCCGGAGAAGGGGACTGTTGCATTCTCTGCTGGTTTGCATGGGTGGGCTTTCACCCTTACAAACTTCGCTAAGATGTATGCCTCCAAGTTTGGAGTTGATGAGGCGAAGATGATGGAGAGGCTTTGGGGTGAGAACTTCTTTGACCCAGCCACAAAGAAATGGACCTCCAAGAACACTGGGACAGCTACCTGCAAGAGAGGTTTTGTTCAGTTCTGCTACGAGCCAATCAAGCAAATCATCGCCACCTGCATGAATGATCAGAAGGATAAGTTGTGGCCTATGTTGAAGAAGCTGGGTGTGACCATGAAGAATGATGAGAAGGACTTGATGGGCAAGGCTCTCATGAAGCGTGTGATGCAAACTTGGCTGCCTGCCAGTCGTGCTCTGCTTGAGATGATGATATTTCACCTCCCCTCTCCTTCAAAGGCACAGAGGTATCGTGTGGAGAACTTATATGAGGGGCCTCTTGATGATATATATGCAAATGCTATCAGGAACTGTGACCCTGACGGTCCTCTTATGTTGTATGTCTCTAAGATGATTCCAGCATCTGACAAGGGTAGATTCTTTGCCTTTGGACGTGTTTTTGCTGGGAGGGTTGCAACTGGCATGAAGGTCCGTATCATGGGTCCTAACTTTGTTCCTGGCCAGAAGAAGGATCTGTATGTGAAGAGTGTCCAGCGTACTGTTATCTGGATGGGAAAGAAGCAAGAGTCTGTTGAGGATGTTCCCTGTGGTAACACTGTTGCTTTGGTTGGTTTGGATCAGTTCATCACCAAGAATGCAACCCTGACAAATGAGAAGGAAGTTGATGCCTGCCCAATCAGGGCAATGAAGTTTTCTGTGTCCCCTGTTGTGCGTGTTGCCGTTCAGTGCAAGGTGGCATCTGATCTTCCTAAGCTTGTTGAGGGTTTGAAGCGGCTGGCGAAGTCTGACCCTATGGTTCTCTGTAGCATTGAAGAGTCTGGTGAGCATATCATTGCTGGAGCTGGAGAGCTTCACCTTGAAATCTGTTTGAAGGATCTGCAGGAGGACTTCATGGGTGGTGCTGAAATTATTGTTTCCCCTCCCGTCGTCTCCTTCCGTGAGACTGTTCTTGAGAAGTCCTGTCGCACTGTCATGAGCAAGTCCCCCAACAAGCATAACCGTCTTTACATGGAAGCTCGCCCATTGGAGGAGGGATTGGCTGAGGCTATTGATGATGGCCGCATTGGCCCGCGTGATGATCCTAAGGTTCGCTCCAAGATCCTGTCCGAGGAGTTTGGGTGGGACAAGGATCTCGCCAAGAAGATTTGGTGCTTTGGACCTGAGACGACTGGCCCCAACATGGTTGTTGACATGTGTAAGGGAGTGCAGTATCTGAATGAAATCAAGGACTCTGTTGTGGCTGGGTTCCAATGGGCATCGAAAGAAGGTGCTCTGGCTGAGGAGAACATGCGTGGCATTTGCTTTGAGGTCTGTGATGTTGTTCTGCACACTGATGCTATTCACAGGGGTGGTGGTCAGGTCATCCCAACAGCCAGGAGGGTCATTTACGCTTCTCAGCTCACTGCCAAGCCAAGGCTGCTGGAGCCTGTGTACCTGGTTGAGATCCAGGCCCCGGAGAATGCACTTGGCGGTATCTATGGTGTTCTGAATCAGAAGAGAGGGCACGTGTTTGAGGAGATGCAGAGGCCTGGTACCCCGCTGTACAACATCAAGGCTTACCTCCCGGTCATCGAGTCGTTTGGGTTCTCAAGTACCCTCAGGGCGGCGACATCTGGCCAGGCTTTCCCCCAGTGTGTGTTCGACCATTGGGACATCATGTCTTCTGATCCTTTGGAGGCCGGCTCCCAGTCCGCGACCCTTGTCACAGAGATCCGCAAGCGCAAGGGTCTCAAGGAACAGATGACCCCTCTATCTGATTTCGAGGACAAGCTCTAA